From Salvelinus sp. IW2-2015 linkage group LG18, ASM291031v2, whole genome shotgun sequence, a single genomic window includes:
- the LOC111978798 gene encoding forkhead box protein G1-like, with protein sequence MEDQKEPPMVHRSTSFSIKSLLLPSKCDKQDSVLPEKNTASSGSDSEKSLDPDMESAPLDREKQKEEDEGTLRATEPSKNGKYDKPPFSYNALIMMAIRQSAEKRLTLNGIYEFIMKNFPYYREHKQGWQNSIRHNLSLNKCFVKVPRHYDDPGKGNYWMLDPSSDDVFIGGTTGKLRRRSATSRGKLAMKRGMRFSPLGLGINDRANNPLYWQISPFLSLHHPHYNGSSAGFLNQGHAYGSLLPGVDQLSNGDLTRHLSGSVGALGLSNSYGVSTSSLLSGHSGYFVSGSQHQPPHLQQSAQGYGVPTSSPQTLLSDSLRTSLPSFSPGVSSGFPGMLSHQKRVTPNAFLN encoded by the coding sequence ATGGAAGATCAGAAAGAGCCGCCGATGGTGCACCGATCTACTTCATTTAGTATCAAGagtctgctgcttccctcaaAATGTGACAAACAGGACTCGGTGCTCCCGGAAAAAAACACTGCTTCTTCGGGGTCTGATTCGGAAAAATCCCTGGATCCTGATATGGAATCTGCACCTTTGGACCGGGAGAAACAAAAGGAGGAAGACGAGGGTACCTTGCGGGCGACAGAGCCTAGCAAAAATGGGAAATATGATAAACCGCCATTCAGCTACAACGCCTTGATTATGATGGCTATCAGACAGAGTGCGGAGAAGAGGCTGACTCTGAACGGTATCTATGAGTTTATTATGAAGAACTTTCCATATTACCGGGAGCACAAGCAAGGCTGGCAAAACTCTATCCGACACAACCTGAGCCTCAATAAGTGTTTTGTGAAAGTGCCAAGGCATTACGACGACCCGGGCAAAGGGAACTACTGGATGTTGGACCCTTCGAGCGATGATGTATTTATTGGTGGAACTACGGGGAAACTTCGGAGACGTTCTGCTACCTCCAGAGGCAAGTTGGCGATGAAACGTGGAATGCGCTTCTCGCCTCTTGGTTTGGGAATAAACGACAGGGCAAACAACCCTCTGTATTGGCAAATCTCGCCGTTTTTATCATTGCACCATCCCCATTACAATGGATCATCAGCAGGATTTCTGAACCAAGGGCACGCGTATGGGTCCCTACTCCCCGGGGTGGACCAGCTGAGTAATGGGGACCTTACGCGCCATCTAAGTGGATCTGTCGGTGCTCTGGGCTTGTCAAACAGTTACGGTGTAAGCACGTCTAGTCTATTATCCGGACATAGTGGCTACTTTGTCTCAGGGAGTCAGCACCAGCCGCCGCATCTCCAGCAGAGCGCGCAAGGCTACGGTGTACCCACGAGCTCCCCACAAACACTGCTCTCGGACTCACTTCGAACGTCCCTACCCTCTTTTTCACCGGGAGTTTCTAGCGGGTTTCCAGGAATGTTGTCACATCAAAAGAGGGTCACTCCAAATGCTTTCTTAAATTGA